In Taeniopygia guttata chromosome 6, bTaeGut7.mat, whole genome shotgun sequence, the genomic stretch AACCCCACATCTCTGCCCAGTTCCACACTGGGGCAGGTCCCGCCTCTGCCCAGTGCTGCCCATTTCTGCTCTCGCCTAGGTCGCAGGCACGGCATCGGGCAGCTGACGTTTGCTGATGGCACTGCTTACGTGGGGCACTTTGAGAACGGGCTCTTCCACGGCTGCGGCGTGCTCACCTTCTCCGATGGCTCCAGGTGGGCACTGCATACTGCATATTCCCCAGGCATTCCCACTTGCTGTGGGGAGCTGCCACCTCAGGAGATCCTTCCACACAGGTACGAGGGGGAGTTTGTGCAGGGCAAGTTCAGTGGCGTTGGGGTCTTCACCCGCTGTGACAACATGACCTTTGAGGGCGAGTTCAAAGGCGGGCGCGTGTACGGCTTCGGTGAGTGCTGGTGTCCGCAGggcccctgcccagcacagccccttccAGCACCTCCCACTtcatccctccttccctgccccatccctgctgggtgCGGCTCCCTGCCTCTTcactcccagcccttccctcccctctccaggtctcctgACCTTCCCTGACGGCTCGCACGGTGTGCCCCGCAATGAGGGCTTCTTTGAGAACAACAAGCTGCTGCGGCGGGAGAAGTGCACGGCCATCATCCAGAGGGCCCAGGGCGCCTCCAAGTCTGCCCACAGCCTGACAGCGTGATGGTGCCCGCATCCCCTCCCACCAGAGCAAGGACCCCCCTACCTGGGCACTGGCTGGCCCTGGAGAAGGGATGTGGCACTGCTGGGTGCCTCCCTGCCCTTCGTCCCCTCCAAGCGTCCTGCCAAACCCCTGCCGCTGGAGGGGATGGGACCCTCTGCTCTCCACCCAAGTGCCCTGGGGCAGCCGTGGTGCCTTCTCTTTCTGGCTGTAGCCCTGGcacctgctggagcagcagaaggacAGGGTGACAGGGGCTTGGGCCCTCTTCCCCCCAGGAAGACTGTGGACCACTACAGCTGCTAGCCAGCTAcagaggatggagcaggggGTAGAGGCTGGTCCCTGACCCCACTGCCAGGGTGCCTTGGTGGAAGCTGCTGACTGAACCACGTGCCCCCAGAGCGGCAGCTCCTGGCTCACTTTGTTGCCCTGGTCCTGGTGGCAGGGGGGCACCCCAGGCATGCTGTGGCCTGCACCCTCAGCTCTGGGTGACTGGCCATCCCTCTGCATGCCCAGGGCATGGTGACATTGTGTCCCCGAAGAACCCAGCCTGCTCTCAGGGGCAGCCAATGGGCTGTGTTCCCCTCATCCCTGTGCCAATCCACCCATCCACCCACTGCCTTGGAGACATCATCAGCAGCATCCCCACCATGTCTGCTGCACGCTGGTGGAGGATGGTAGCAATGGTGAGCAAGGAGAAGGGTCACCTGGAGCCTGGAATGTGGGACATGAGCAGGGCTGCatggggtgccagggctggagcaggaggccTGGGCAGAGCGGGGATAGAGGTATGGCGaaggggcaggcagggggcacACAGTTCCCCATTTTGCCCCCCACAAGCGTCCTTCATCTCCCCACTGCATGCTCACCTTCACCCCCAGTGCGGTCTGGCTGGCTGTGGCACGGAGATCCTGGCAGCCCTCACTGCccagtgcagggctgcaggggccGTGCCTTCCCTGCCAGTCTCTGCCCGCACCGGGTCCCGTGCCTTGCTGTGACCCTGGCTTGTGCTGCCACCTGCACGGGCCTCAGCTGAGTAAACCATGTTGCCAAACACCCGTGCCATGTCTTTtttgctgggagcagggatggcgTGAGGGCCTTGCATAGGCAGGACTGCAGACACAAAGAGGAGACTGCAGGTTTATTCATGGCACAAGGATCCACCCCTTCCAGGTGAAGACAGGTCCttgggggctggcagggatgcaggctgGCCTGGGATCGCCCTCCTCTACCCAGTCTGCCCAGTGCAGCCCTGTCCAACAGGAAAGAGGAACATGGCTGGCCTCTCCTGGCCACCTCCCAGCATCCCCAGAATGCCCCCAGTTCCCGGGGTCCCTGACTCCTGTACCTTCCCAGCGTGGGAAGGGGCAGATGGAGACACCTCACAACCAGCCATTGGCACTGAAGGTGCTCCGTAATTCTTCAACCTGGGCAGGGCTCAGAGGGGCCAGGGGTGCACGGCAGGGACCTCCATAGTAGCCAAACCACTCCATGGCCTTCTTCAGCCCCGGGATCCCAAACCGGCGGGTGACCTGTGGGAGGGAGGGCATGGAGGCTTTCTGGTTCCCATGGGCCAGCATgttctctgggctctgctgtgcagCCCTTGCTCCTTTGCTTGCCATCACTCCTCTCTTCCCCTGGTGGGGCTGCAAGGCTGACAGGGTGTGAGGTGGCTGCAGCACCCCATGAGGTGCCCACTGTGGGGTAGGGGTGCAGAGCACACCCGCAGAGAGCTCTACACAGGAGCTCTGTGGCAcgctgggctctgcagcagggacaagcCACTCCATAGTGGGATCAGGGTCCCAGGAAGCTGTTCACCAGCTCCTCTTCCACACACACTGCTGCCTATAAATAGCCAGCAAGGCTCTCACAGAGGGTCATGCAGTGTCCGGTGCCAGTGGACAAGCTGTTCCTTAACGTGACAGGGCAGGCACTTCCCACCTTCTCACCTCCAGCCTGTCTTGGCTTGCTGGCCAAGGTGCTGTGCCATCCTGTCCCCTTGAACCACCCCTCCACTCCCTTCAGCCCAAGGGACTTCCATTCTTTGCCTCTGTCATGGCTGGCACCTCCTCCCCTCAGCATGCCAGGGGTTCTGCCTGCTCACCGCTGCGTTGGGCTCAATGAGGCGATGCTGCAGCTCACGGGCCTCCTGCCACTGGCCCGTGCGGCACAGGTGGTCCAGCTGACACAGTGGGTCACCCAGAACATTGGCGAGAGCACACACACCTCCAGAGGCACCTAGAGACACCAGGACACactggcagccagctcagcaTGCTGTGCCTAACCAGCACCGCCCAGTCTCTCACCTGCTTCCCCCTGCCAGTGTGCCCAGGCAGTGCCCCCAGCCAAGGATGGGCAGCTGCACTTACCCACAGCATAGCTCGCCAGCAGGAAGCCAGCTGATCCTGCCAGCACCTGGAAATCCTCCTGCCTTGTCTTGTGCACCATCAGCCCCATGCGGGTGATCTGGAGAGAGACATgccgtgccctggggcaggcATCACCCAGTCCCCCTTGCTGCAGGGTgcctgctggcagccctggggtccAGGGAAAGGCTGCAAGTCCCAGTTCCCCCTTCCCAGCTTAGGTCCAGGTTTGGTGGTAAGCAGCCCTGGGAAAGTCCTGCCCCACTCACATCCCCACCACTGTCCTTGATCCCAATGATGTTCGGGTGCTGAGCCAAGGTGATGACAGCCTCCATGGGCAGGTCCAGGCCGGTGTTGGCAGGGACACTGTACAGCACCACAGGGATGGGGGATGCATCGCCAACCTGCAGGCAGCCAGGCAGATTTCAGCAGCTGAGGCGGGTTGGGGACACATTGGACGTGGGAAACGTGCTCCCCCAGCTGGGGTTGCTGGCAGGCACCTGGACATGGCTCACCTCTGTGTAATGATGGATCAGGGCAGCAGTGGTCATGGCCCCCCGGTAATAGCAGGGTGTCACAACCAGTGCCACGtcagcccctgcctctgccaTGCTGACTGTCAGCTCGATGGTGGCCTGGGTGGCTGGGGAGGAGGCAAAGGGGTGAGGTGTGCTCCAGGGGGGACACATggcccctgcactgcccccacACTGCCCACACAGGCACTCACATTCGCAGCCCGAGCCAGCCAGCAGCAAGCGGTCCCTGGGCAGAGCGCGGCGCACGCAGCTCACCACCTCCACCTTCTCACAGGAGGCCAGGTATGGATACTCCCCGTTGGAGCCCAGCGCCACCAGCCCTGGAACACAAatgtggggagggcagggctcAGGTACAGGAGAAGGTGCCAGGACTGTCAGGTATCCATATTACCCTCACTCCCCTCTTTGCTGCTGGCACCCAGGCTCCAGAGCCCAGAGTGTGCCCTCTCCTGCCTATGTCTTCTGGGGATCATCCTTGTGAGGCTGCAGCCtcttctgcagctcctctccaATCTATCCATCCTTGGCAATCGACAGATACATATCCCAGGAATTTCAGAGAGTGTGCATGGGAGTGCATGGCATATGTTCAAGCTTGCAGCTATGTTTGGAgatgtcgctgtcgaggcaggatgggaatgagaagactctgattTAGAAGGCtatgagagtaaaactccgatttattcaaaataacaCTGCttttttatacagagcttcgcaaaggttaaatccattggtcctaaagtgaaaacaatctacaacattggttcagagtgcctgacacacagtgatagaacttaactataaacagtgtgagaacaagagagataaagaattatttacattcttttctagctctttcccaggcttttgcctggctagaaactttcaatttctttctttgactgaatctaaAACCCACATGGAGCAGGTGTGCAAGCCTGCAGATGTGTAGAGTGTGTGTGCAAGCACGTGCTGGCCTGTGGTGGGGGTGTGCAAGGACACACTGGTGTGCCTGCAGAGGCCCCAGGTGGGTGACCCGAGGTGTTGCCAGCCACGGAGCAAAGTCCAGCTAGAGGCTGAGCAGCCTTGGGAAGCTGGCAGGCAGCCTGCACGCtgccacacagcccctctggcaggcagggagctgggagcgTGCAGGGAGAAGCACAGTGGGCAGCGCTTACCTCGGAAAGGGATGCTGGCGTAGCGGCGCAGGTTCCCCTCCAGCTGGGCATAGTCCACCTCCTGTGTGGCTGAGAAAGGGGTGGCgaggggggggaagatgccccCAAGATTGAGTGAGGGCTCTGATCCCTGCGGGGTGCTGAGCCCCCGGCACTGCCTGGGGGCTGCCCGGTGCAGAGGTGCCAGGGCGGAGCGGAGGGACGAGGCGAGGCGGGTGATGAATGCCATGGCGGCTGGTGCTGCCTGGTGCGCTGCTTGCCTCGCCGAGGGGCTGTTAATGTTTGACGGGGCACGTGAGGGACCCgcagccctgctgggcagaTGGCATGGGGGGTGGTACCAGACGAGCTCGGGATGTTCTTCCCCCCTCAGGAGATGGCTGCAAGGAGCTCAGCACCCCTCCAGGTGACCACGGCCATGACTTTCCCTTCGGCTTGCCAACCCTGGCAGCCTCgtccagggctgggctgcaaGGCCAGGGAGGGACCAGGCATTGCAAGCAGTCCCAGGGCTTTGGTCAGGGATTGCCTGATCCAGCTGTCAGTGTAAGGTCTCCTGTAAAGGGGTGAGTGTGAGCATTTCCATACAGGGAGCAGTGAGCACTGCACTCAGTATGTGTGCAAAGGGACCACGTGTCCCCTGGGGATGGCCGCAGCAGGAAAGGCAGAAGGACAAGAAGCCATCCAGCCCCACAGAATGACTGTCCAGCACGGatacagctgctgctctctggcacagccccagcctccaGCACAACATGGACTCAGGTTGAGCTATCCTCCATGTATTTTTCCTCCCTGAGCTTGCCCAGGTAGGACTTTGTAGGACTGTGAGCAATCAGGGTGTCCTGCAGCAAGGAGTCCTGCCCTTGAACCACTTGGTGTCACCAGTACTTGAGTCCTAGTGATAGGAAGCAGGGCTCACCATGCTGCCAGATAACCCTGCTCCCAGGAAAACCCAACTTCCCCAGGCTCATCAACGCTGGTGCAGGCTGCCCAACCTCAGAGCCACCTGAAGCCAAATGCTGCTCTTTGCTGACTTTTATTGACACAGACAAGCCTTGTCTGGATCCTGCTCcttggagctgagcccagcccctgGTCCCTGCCCGCTGCCATCATGCAGGGACCTCCATCTCCCCCTGCGGCTGCTCCTTGGTCTCCAGCGCCTGGCGTGTGTCCAcctgccactgctgcaccaGGTCTGTCGGGGTCTTGCCAGCCTGCAAGAGTGGGCAGAGAGAGgctgggcacaggctgctgcaaCATGGTGGAGCAGCAAATGGCCTCAGTGCTGGCCCCACACGCTGACCTCATTCTTGGCCATCATGTCAGCCCCATAGAGGATCAGCGTTTTGATGATCTTGTAGCGACTGAGCCGTGTGGCATCATGCAGCGCTGTGTCACCTTCCTGTGAGAGACACAGCTTCACTGGAGATTGTGGTCCAGGGACAAGTGCCcgtccccagcactgctcctcaGTCCTCAGCACACCAATCTCCACACAAGAGGGACCGTTCCTATCCCAGACCTGGCTGTGGCTACAACCACACTGGGGCAGGGATGTGTGTGTCCAGATATGCCCTACCGTGGGTGCTGGAAGCCCTTGAAAGGGTCAACAAAGGGAGGGGCATCAGTGTTGCCCCCACTGATGCCTGCATGGCTGAAGCACTCACCCTGTCTGGGGCATTGATATCCACCCCGCAGTGGATGAGATGCTCCACAATGTCTAGGTGTCCAGTTCGGGTGGCCACGTGAAGAGGTGTGCTGAGCAGCTTGAGGGGGGATGAGATGGACATCAGGGGGGATCAGCACCCACACCTGCTAACCCAACAGAGGGTCAGCTCTGGTACTACAGGGTATGCCCCTGGCACAACCCTGTgacctgctctgccctgctcacctTGTCCTTCACATTGAGGTCTGCCCCGCGGTCCTGCAGCAGTTTGACAGCATCCAGGTGCCCACCCCGGCAGGCCCAGtgcacagcagtgcagtccaGCTGGACATACAGTGTGGTGTCATGGTGGGGGAcacccctgccctgtgcctgtcctctgccccagcaggtCCCCGTGCTGGAGCTGAACTGGCaaagccctgcctgcagccacctcCATTATGGGGACAGCACTGGGGACTGCAGGGTCCCCAGTGCTGCCGTAGTTCTGGCTGCAACACACCCAGATGCCCAGACCAGCATGCAGCTGGAAGCAGAATCCAGCCTCACCCGGTCCCTGAAGTCAACAGTGGCCCCACTGTCCAGGAGCTTCTGCAGGATTTCCATGTGTCCCTCCAGCGAGGAGCGGTGCAGGGCTGTGCGGTGGAACTGGCAGACAGGGTGGCACATTGGAGGATGGATGCATCCTTCCTTGCCCAGTCTGGTTGTacctccagccctgtcccaaGGGTCCCAGCCCTCACCCACAGGCATGGTGGGGCATGGCTGCAGGACTTGGTGGCATGCAATAGGCAGGGGGGACAACCAGTGGCTGCCAGGGATGCTACCTCATCACACGTGTCAGGAGAGCCACCGTCTGCCAGAAACTTCTCGATGACATGCATCTTGCCCTGGACAGCGGCTCGCAGGAAGGCCTCTGGCTCCACAGGACCCTCCTGGCAATGGCAcaggctcagggctggggcagtAAGGGGTGCAGGAGAGGAGACAACATGGGGGCCTCCTGCCCCACTTCCCCAGGGAGGTCTCTGAGTGGCAGGGTGACCCGGGGGCTGGCCTGGGGGTGGTCCAGCCCCTATCCCAGCAGCCCCCTCCCACATCTTGGGACCCCTGACGTACAATCTCCAGGGGCTCAGGTGGTGCAGTAGGCTCAGGGGTGGCCGCCCGCTCTGCCCGGCGCTGCCGGCGCTGCTTGCGGAGCTCGATGAGCCGCTGGATGCTCCCCACGTCGATGATCTCCCGCCTCAGATCCACTGAGCTCCTCCGCACCTTCTCCTGGCCCTGGTGAGCACACACAGTGCCCTGCTTGACTTATCTGTGACCAGCCAGCCCTGGCCACCCTGCACCCCAACCCAACTCACCTTGATGGCCTCCAGGCCCCAGTTCCTGGGGCCACAGcgcttctcctcctccagctcaggTGTGTTCATCCGCTCCACAGCCGGCGGCTCCCGTGCACCATCCCTTTTGAGTTTCTGCACAGGCACAGCGGGTGCTGCACGGTCTTgtctgggcacagagcagccccacTGCCCCCATGCTCAGCCTGCCGGGGAAGGTGGCTCTGGCCATGGCTCCACTCGCCGCTGAGGTCTGTGGGGTGCTTGGCAGCCCTTGGGCCTGCGCTTGCCTGCACACCCTGCTTGATAAGCTGGGcacctgctggctgctggcccccatgggccagagctgctggatgagGAACTTGGTCCCCCTGAGAGCCCTTGGACACCTTCATCAATCCCCCAGGATGGCAAGGTCGGTGCCAGCCTCCTCACATCTCAGTCCCTAAGGATGGACAGAGTACAATGGCGGCTCCTACTACAGCCCAGGAAGGTTCCCCTGCCCTATGgactcacctcctcctcttcctcctctgccagCTTCTGCTCAATGAGCTCCTTGGCCCGTTCCACATCCAGCTCCATGTCTGCCAGCAGTGCAGTCCTGTGCAGGATGTGTCCTTTTCTTCttgctgccacaggcagggagtTCCCAGTCCTGGCTCCTGGTGCTGCCGACAGCTTTGCTGGCTGTGGGGCTTTATGCTGCTGCCCCTCTGTTCCACAGTCCAAGGGCACcaacagctgtggctgctccacaTGACTGGGGCAGCTTTTCCATGAGCTCACCCTCCTGCTTTCTGGTGGCCCTGACTCACCTCTCCAGCCCCACACCCTCTTAAAGAgaccccccccacacacacaccctggGTTGACCAGGACATCTGTGCTTGTTATGGGGTGCTGCGGTGTGCAGAACCTGTGACAGCCAGTCAAGATAGGCTCAGCAGAACAGGGACATGATCCAGGGTCATCCCATAGGCACGGCACCTATGCCTGTGCCACCCACACTGGGGCAAGCAAGGTGCCCTCATGGCTCCCATGACCCCATCTCTGTCCAACCAGATGCTGCCAGCTGTTCCCTGGCACCTTGGGCAGGGTGGGGGCCTGGGGGGGCATGCCCACCCCAAAGGGAGGCAATAGGTCCTCTCGAGTctctcagccagcagcaggcagcatgGGATGCCAGGAGTCATGgcccctctgtgctgctttagagGATGACCTCAGGTGTGGAACACTCtgagcagccctgccagggtcccCGAGGCTGCCTGGCCTCCCCCACAGCACAtggcagcctggcagcaggacactgGCCTCACGTGGGGCCAACAGGCAGAGCCGGCAGCTATTCCCGGCAGCAGGAACATTGTTCAACCCTCCTGAGAACTCCCCCCTTATAAGATGAGGCCAACACTGCCTTGTGCTGGGACAGTTAATGCTCTGGGCACCACCCACCAGCACAGAATCTGGGGGAGGGACAGACAGCTACACGTCACTGTTACCCTCCTGGGCACTTCCCAGGGCCATCCTTGGGTGCCTTGTCCCATGGTGCGACAGCTCCCACAGCAGAAAGACACTATTTTCACCAGGGCAGGCCATGGCGGCCATGAAGGCAGTCTTGGAACTGTTCCCCTCCATGGACTGTCCCACCTAGCACAAGGGCAGACACAAGCTTATACCTCCAGAGGGGAGGCACCAGGAAACAGAGGTGGTGACCCCACACTAAGAAGCAGCTGGGATGACAATGGGACAACGCAGGGGAAGGGTCCTGGCAAGCAAACAGCCAGGGCTGTCAGGACAGGGTCAGGGTAGCACtagggagcagagccagggtgTCCAGGCTACCCTTGACCACCCTGTGCCCCTTCTGACATGGGAGCAGATACAAAACAGGCACAGGGACCTCCTGTGGCTATGGGCCAGCCCCCTCCagcctgtccccaaggccagaGGAAGGATGAAAAGGCTTTATTGATAAATACAGACTATGTACAGAGGGGAGACATCtccacccagcccagcaccccaCGAGTCTCCTGGCCAGGGGGAAGCCAGAGCCCAGTGGGTCACAGCCTCTCCCTGCCGGCACTGCCTGGCagaggagccccagccccagagacATTTGGTCTCAAAACTCCTTCAGCAAACACGGCGCCTGCCCGTGTCCCCAGCCAAGGGGAGCCACCATGGTGGCACAGCCCCATGCAGACTTTCCTGGGGGGTCACCTGTGTGGCAGCCTCAGGGGGGGAGCAGATGCAGCTCCAGATGGGCCAGAACAGAACACAGGGAATGCCCAGAGGTGCCACTGTCCTCAGCCCCCTGCCCTCTCCCCTCAACCAGTAGGGGGTGGCTCAGTTCCTGGGTGGAAGGGGCTGGTTGACAATCACTTGCACAACAAAATCCTTCTGGATCTTGGTCTCCTGCAGTCGTGTGCGGTCAGTGAGCAGCTTGCCTGAGAAGAACCATCGCTGCCAGGCCAGGTCAATGCCCTCCTGCGCCTGCAGCTGCTTCTTC encodes the following:
- the ANKRD2 gene encoding ankyrin repeat domain-containing protein 2; amino-acid sequence: MELDVERAKELIEQKLAEEEEEEKLKRDGAREPPAVERMNTPELEEEKRCGPRNWGLEAIKGQEKVRRSSVDLRREIIDVGSIQRLIELRKQRRQRRAERAATPEPTAPPEPLEIEGPVEPEAFLRAAVQGKMHVIEKFLADGGSPDTCDEFHRTALHRSSLEGHMEILQKLLDSGATVDFRDRLDCTAVHWACRGGHLDAVKLLQDRGADLNVKDKLLSTPLHVATRTGHLDIVEHLIHCGVDINAPDREGDTALHDATRLSRYKIIKTLILYGADMMAKNEAGKTPTDLVQQWQVDTRQALETKEQPQGEMEVPA
- the HOGA1 gene encoding 4-hydroxy-2-oxoglutarate aldolase, mitochondrial isoform X1 yields the protein MAFITRLASSLRSALAPLHRAAPRQCRGLSTPQGSEPSLNLGGIFPPLATPFSATQEVDYAQLEGNLRRYASIPFRGLVALGSNGEYPYLASCEKVEVVSCVRRALPRDRLLLAGSGCESTQATIELTVSMAEAGADVALVVTPCYYRGAMTTAALIHHYTEVGDASPIPVVLYSVPANTGLDLPMEAVITLAQHPNIIGIKDSGGDITRMGLMVHKTRQEDFQVLAGSAGFLLASYAVGASGGVCALANVLGDPLCQLDHLCRTGQWQEARELQHRLIEPNAAVTRRFGIPGLKKAMEWFGYYGGPCRAPLAPLSPAQVEELRSTFSANGWL
- the HOGA1 gene encoding 4-hydroxy-2-oxoglutarate aldolase, mitochondrial isoform X2 — its product is MAFITRLASSLRSALAPLHRAAPRQCRGLSTPQGSEPSLNLGGIFPPLATPFSATQEVDYAQLEGNLRRYASIPFRGLVALGSNGEYPYLASCEKVEVVSCVRRALPRDRLLLAGSGCESTQATIELTVSMAEAGADVALVVTPCYYRGAMTTAALIHHYTEVGDASPIPVVLYSVPANTGLDLPMEAVITLAQHPNIIGIKDSGGDITRMGLMVHKTRQEDFQVLAGSAGFLLASYAVGASGGVCALANVLGDPLCQLDHLCRTGQWQEARELQHRLIEPNAAGCTGQTG
- the MORN4 gene encoding MORN repeat-containing protein 4 gives rise to the protein MTLTKGSFTYSNGEEYRGEWKEGRRHGIGQLTFADGTAYVGHFENGLFHGCGVLTFSDGSRYEGEFVQGKFSGVGVFTRCDNMTFEGEFKGGRVYGFGLLTFPDGSHGVPRNEGFFENNKLLRREKCTAIIQRAQGASKSAHSLTA